The window GCCGATCCCGGCCGGCGTGGTTGCCTCGCGCTCAACGCCGCGACCGAGGCGGCCGGGCGCAGCGAGGAGGTCACGGCGCTGGTGCGCCGGCAGTTCGCCGATCTCGAACAGGCGATCTGTGACCTGGTGGCCATCGGCCAGAGCACGGGCGAGCTGCCCACCGGCCGCCCGGCCCGCCAGGTGGCGCGCACGTTCCAGAGCACCTACTACGGCCTGCGGACGCTGGCCAAGGTCACCGACGACCGGGGCGCCCTGCTGGACGTCGTGGAAGGAGCGATCTCGGCCCTGTGACCGGCGGCGCCACGTGCCCGCCGGTCTTTTTCCGCTCTGGTTTTGTACTGATCCATCAAGAATCTGGGGGTGAGCTTCATGCGCACGAGTGGTTCGGGTAGCGTGCCGGCCCTGATGCTGTGCGTCTTCGGCATCACGACAGGCGAGTTCGTCGTGGCGGGGATCCTGCCGGACGTCGCCGGCGACCTCACCGTCTCGATCCCGGCGGCGGGGCTGCTGGTGACGGCCTACGCGCTCGGGATGATCGTGGGCGGGCCGGCGGTGACCGCGCTCACGGCCCGTTTCCCGCGCCGGCCGCTCATCCTGGCGCTGCTCGGCATCGCGATCCTGGGCAACGTGGCCTCGGCCGTCGCGCCGGCCTACCCCGTGCTCTTCGCGGCACGGGTGGTCACCGCTCTGGTGACGTCCACGTTCTTCGCCAACGCGATCGTCATCGCGGCCTCGACGGCGCCGCCGGGCAGGCAGGCGTCCACGGTGTCCAAGCTGGCGTTCGGGATGAACCTGTCGATGATCCTCGGCGCCCCCCTCGGCACCCTCATCGGCAACGAGCTCGGCTGGCGGGCCACCTTCGCCGCCGTCGCCGGGTGCTGCGCCCTGGGCTTCGCGCTGGTGCTGCGCCTCGTTCCGGACGTCCGGGACGCGGCTCCGGCCACCTCCGCCGTGGCGGAGCTGCGGGTGTTCCGCGACCGGGACGTGCAGATCGCCATCGCGGTCACCGCCGTCGGCAACGCGGGGCTGCTCATGGTGTTCACCTACTTCGCGCCGCTGCTCACCGGCGTCTCCGGGTTCGCCCCCGACGCGGTCGCCGTGCTGCTGCTGGTG is drawn from Nonomuraea muscovyensis and contains these coding sequences:
- a CDS encoding TetR/AcrR family transcriptional regulator, which codes for MGRPREFDEQAVLDAAMDVFWAKGYEATTTEDLCNGTGLGRGSLYNAFGSKHRLYQESIRRYAATKASAQLAMLAEDRPIRERLRALMLGVIDADMADPGRRGCLALNAATEAAGRSEEVTALVRRQFADLEQAICDLVAIGQSTGELPTGRPARQVARTFQSTYYGLRTLAKVTDDRGALLDVVEGAISAL
- a CDS encoding MFS transporter → MRTSGSGSVPALMLCVFGITTGEFVVAGILPDVAGDLTVSIPAAGLLVTAYALGMIVGGPAVTALTARFPRRPLILALLGIAILGNVASAVAPAYPVLFAARVVTALVTSTFFANAIVIAASTAPPGRQASTVSKLAFGMNLSMILGAPLGTLIGNELGWRATFAAVAGCCALGFALVLRLVPDVRDAAPATSAVAELRVFRDRDVQIAIAVTAVGNAGLLMVFTYFAPLLTGVSGFAPDAVAVLLLVYGVGAAVGNLAGGRLADRALMPSQVGLLGLLAGALLLMGVAGGGTVLGAVMVFALGALGFSVIPGMQIRVLTTAAAAPTLAMAVNASAYQLAAAFAAWLGGRIIDGGLGLPAVYLTGVAVTVAGIGVSCLAWLRDHRTQGRPVTTT